From one Rhizobium sp. CIAT894 genomic stretch:
- a CDS encoding DEAD/DEAH box helicase yields MVRSGASRCGAPKGYALTNFESLGVSKPIVATLFQLGIETPTPIQEQSIPLLISGRDLIGLAQTGTGKTAAFGLPLIEKLLADERRPDNRTTRTLILAPTRELVNQIAENLKKFIRKSPLRINVVVGGVSINKQQLQLEKGTDILVATPGRLLDLVNRRAITLTTVRYLVLDEADQMLDLGFVHDLRKIAKLVPKKRQTMLFSATMPKAIADLAGEYLVDPVKVEVTPPGKAADKVEQYVHFVAGKNDKTELLRKSLTENPDGRAIVFLRTKHGAEKLMKHLDNIGYSVASIHGNKSQGQRERALKAFRDGSIKTLIATDVAARGIDIPAVSHVYNYDLPEVPDAYVHRIGRTARAGRDGIAIAFCAPDEARLLRDIERLMGIDITVASGEPPAQIGAGGPRRGNGNGNGNNRNRGGGERREGQGRGEGRGDQNRSEHRGSRQERRPRRDGEGNEVRAGGEERRERRPRPERTSRNEDFRGQRRGESTPNIGPDNDLVSTSDFRPAKPQRPAHNGPNGHHANGEPSGHHRGNGRHAHGRPARKHGEDRGPQQAQGGEQRRDGNGGNRRGGSGSRNGGGQRRERA; encoded by the coding sequence ATGGTGCGTTCCGGCGCTAGTCGTTGTGGCGCCCCGAAAGGTTATGCCTTGACTAATTTTGAATCGCTTGGTGTCTCCAAGCCGATCGTCGCCACCTTGTTCCAGCTCGGCATCGAAACGCCGACGCCGATCCAGGAACAGTCCATTCCTCTCCTCATATCGGGCCGCGATCTGATCGGCCTTGCTCAGACCGGCACCGGCAAGACCGCCGCCTTCGGCCTGCCGCTCATCGAAAAGCTGCTCGCCGATGAACGCCGTCCCGACAACCGCACGACGCGGACGCTGATCCTGGCGCCGACCCGCGAGCTGGTGAACCAGATCGCCGAGAACCTGAAGAAGTTCATCCGCAAGTCGCCGCTGCGCATCAATGTCGTCGTCGGCGGCGTTTCCATCAACAAGCAGCAACTGCAGCTCGAAAAGGGCACCGACATCCTGGTCGCCACCCCCGGCCGCCTGCTCGATCTCGTCAACCGCCGCGCCATCACGCTGACGACGGTGCGTTATCTCGTGCTCGACGAGGCCGACCAGATGCTCGACCTCGGCTTCGTGCACGACCTGCGCAAAATCGCCAAGCTCGTGCCGAAGAAGCGCCAGACCATGCTGTTTTCGGCCACCATGCCGAAGGCGATCGCCGATCTCGCCGGCGAATATCTCGTCGATCCCGTCAAGGTCGAAGTCACGCCTCCCGGCAAGGCTGCCGATAAGGTCGAGCAGTACGTGCATTTCGTCGCCGGCAAGAACGACAAGACGGAACTGCTCCGCAAGTCGCTGACCGAAAATCCCGACGGCCGCGCCATCGTCTTCCTGCGCACCAAGCATGGTGCGGAGAAGCTGATGAAGCACCTCGACAATATCGGTTATTCGGTCGCCTCGATCCACGGCAACAAGAGCCAGGGTCAGCGCGAGCGGGCGCTGAAGGCTTTCCGCGACGGCAGCATCAAGACGCTGATCGCGACCGACGTCGCCGCCCGTGGCATCGATATCCCGGCCGTCAGCCACGTCTACAACTACGACCTGCCCGAAGTGCCGGACGCCTACGTCCATCGCATCGGCCGCACGGCGCGCGCCGGCCGCGACGGCATCGCGATTGCCTTCTGCGCCCCCGATGAAGCCAGGCTGCTGCGCGATATCGAGCGCCTGATGGGCATCGACATCACGGTCGCAAGCGGCGAACCGCCGGCACAGATCGGCGCCGGCGGCCCGCGCCGCGGCAACGGCAATGGCAATGGCAACAACCGCAATCGCGGTGGCGGGGAACGTCGCGAAGGTCAGGGCCGCGGCGAAGGCCGTGGCGATCAGAACCGTTCGGAACATCGCGGCAGCCGCCAGGAACGCCGCCCACGCCGTGACGGCGAAGGCAACGAGGTGCGCGCCGGCGGCGAAGAACGCCGCGAACGCCGTCCGCGTCCCGAGCGTACAAGCCGCAACGAGGATTTCCGCGGCCAGCGCCGCGGCGAGTCCACCCCGAATATTGGCCCCGATAACGATCTGGTCTCGACCTCCGACTTCCGCCCGGCAAAGCCGCAGCGCCCTGCGCATAACGGCCCCAATGGCCATCACGCCAATGGCGAACCGAGCGGTCATCACCGCGGCAACGGCCGCCACGCCCACGGCCGCCCCGCCCGCAAGCACGGCGAGGACCGCGGTCCGCAGCAGGCCCAGGGCGGCGAACAGCGCCGCGACGGCAATGGCGGCAACCGCCGCGGCGGCTCCGGCTCCCGCAATGGCGGTGGCCAACGTCGCGAACGCGCCTGA